ACCAATAGTTACTTAAAGCAGTTAGCAAAGGAAACGCAGCTGCAAGATGAAACCGTGGTGGTTACCAACAAACAACTTTCGGGTCGTGGCCAAATGGGAAATGGTTGGAGTTCCCGTGAAGGCCAAAGCCTTACATTCAGCATCTTTAAAGTGTTTAACGGGCTTTTGGCAGAACGACAGTTTGCCATCTCAATGGCAGTTTCACTGGGTATCGCTGCAGCGATGAACGAATTAAATATACCAAATATTTCAATAAAATGGCCAAACGACATATTGTCAGCCAAAAGGAAAATTGGTGGAATATTAATTGAGAACGTTCTGGAGGGCAATTTTGTAAAACAAGCGGTAATTGGCATAGGTATTAATGTGAATGAAACGCATTTTTTAAAATTACCACAAGCTGGCTCCTTAAAGCTCGCAACCGGCAAAACATTTCAACTGGACGAAGTGCGGCAAATAATTCTGAAAAGTGTTTTTGACAACTTAGAAATGCTATCCCAAAATGACTTTCTGGAAATGAAACAGCTTTACGAAAACCATTTATTTCAGAAAGAAAAAGTTTCCGTTTTTGAAACGCCAACAGCTTCACACTTTAACGGAATAATTAAAGGGGTTTCAGAAATTGGCGAACTTTTAGTGGATACCGAAAATCAAGGGTTTCGGAAATTCCAATTGAAAGAAGTTAAATTGATTTTTTAACTGCTCGCTTCCTGCAAGGTTTTTCGGGGTTGAAACCTTGTAGGTTTTTCGTGGTTGGAAATGATAACTACAAGGTCAGAAATTGACCTACAGGTTTATACCTACAAGGTCAGAAAAAAGACCTTGCAGGATAGGTGTGGTACTACTTTACTCAGAATTAATAACCAATATTAAAGTTGCTCCATATTTGATACAAGCGTATCTATAAATTTTGAAATCGGACCTTTTATCATCATAGCCATCATAGAATTGAATTCGCCTTCAAAATACAAAGCCACGGTAGCCGTGTTTTCTGAAACCGCTTCAATATTGGCAGTTAATGTAAAAGGAATTTTATCGCTGATAGCTCCCAAAACAACCTTGCTTGGCTTTTCAACTTCTTTTACTTCCAATGCTATTTCGGGCATTCCCTTTAAGCCAAAAACAAAAGCATTTTCGCGGATAACCTCAAATTTGCTGATATTTTCGGGCATTAAGGTTTCAAAATTCTTTACGTCGGTTAAAAAATCGCAAAGATCTTCTGCAGATTTTTGAACGGTTACTTCTTTACTATTTAATTTCATCTAAACTTTTTCTTAATGATTAATACTTTTCGGCTGCGAGCTACTTCAAATATATTAAAACTCGAACCTATAGTTACTGTCCCCAAGTTTCAGGACTATTGCGCCATTCCGAGAGTAATCCTGCTTCTTCCGCATTAATATATTTTGAACTTTCAGCTTCTTCTAACAACATTTCATAATTGCTGAGGGTATTTAAAGTTACGTTTGCCTTTTTAAAATTAGTTTCCGAAACGTTAAATCCGTAGCTGAAAATAGCAACCATTCCCTTTACATTAACATTAGCTTCTTTTAAAGCTTCTACGGCCATGAGGCTACTTTTACCGGTGCTTATTAAATCTTCTACGACCACCACGTTGGAATTGGGCTCTATATGACCTTCAATTTTATTTTGGCGGCCGTGGCCTTTTGCCTCCGGACGAACATAGCAAAACGGAACGTTTAAATAGTCGGCAACCAACATACCAATACCTATGGCACCAGTAGCAACGCCGGCAATTATATCGGGCCTTCCGTACAATTCTTCTATTTGTTTTGCGAGGTTTTCACGAATGTAATTCCGAATCATTGGGTAGGAAAGTGTTATGCGATTATCGCAGTAAATTGGCGATTTCCATCCAGAAGCCCATGTAAAAGGGTTTTGCGGTTGCAATTTTATTGCATTAATTTGCAGTAATAATGCCGCGGTTTTTTGTGCCGTATCTTTGTTTAATATCATTGTGCAAATGTATAAAGTTTTTGTAAAAGATATTCCCATTATTCTCTCTACGGAGAAAAATATTGGGGAGCACTACACTACCATTCCTTTAAAACAAGCTCGTTTTAAAAAATTGGTAAAAAAAATAAATAACGGCGAGCTGCTATATGTTAATCTCTATCATAAAAATGCCGAAAAATTAGATCGTTTTCTGCGGAAAAAAATTAAAGTTGTAGAAGCTGCCGGTGGGATGGTTTACAACAGTAAAAATGAAATTCTCTTTATACGCCGAAATAAGAAATGGGATCTTCCGAAAGGAAAAATTGAAAAAGGAGAAACGCATCGTGAAGCTGCCATGCGCGAAGTTATTGAAGAAACAGGAGTGAAGGATTTGGAGATTCGCGATTTTATAATGACTACCTACCACGTATTTACGCGTAACGGAAAATTTCGCTTAAAAGTTACCTACTGGTATAAAATGTTCAGCGATTACGATGGCGCGTTAATTCCCGAAGCCCAAGAAGGTATTAAAAAAGTAAAGTGGAAAGATTTCGAAAAATCGCAAAAAGCTTTACAAGATTCTTATGAAAATATTAAGCTACTCTTTCCAAAAGAATATTTAACCACCCACCCGAACGATAGGATATCTGAGGTGTGATTTTTCGTAATTTGGCGATTGTTTGTGAATCCAATCTAATTGTAAATACCAGTTTTTTTCAAAATCGGGATCAGAGCGTTTCTTGGCTTCGAATGCTTTTTTTACGGTAGGGTTTTCATTTAGAAATTGCTCAGCCAAATCTTCCCAAATGTATGGAGAAAACCCTTCTTTTTGTTGCAAGATTGCGTCGAAAAAATTCCAATTAAAATAGGAGTCGGGAGCCGTGGGTTCTAATGTTTCTATAATGTAACGCACACCCGCTTGCTGTGTATTTACTAAAATATCTCCCTTCTTTACAGTAGCTTTTTCTATGCTTTTGCTTACCCGCGTATTATAATGTAAATAATGGCCTTCA
This region of Aequorivita marisscotiae genomic DNA includes:
- the pyrE gene encoding orotate phosphoribosyltransferase, which encodes MILNKDTAQKTAALLLQINAIKLQPQNPFTWASGWKSPIYCDNRITLSYPMIRNYIRENLAKQIEELYGRPDIIAGVATGAIGIGMLVADYLNVPFCYVRPEAKGHGRQNKIEGHIEPNSNVVVVEDLISTGKSSLMAVEALKEANVNVKGMVAIFSYGFNVSETNFKKANVTLNTLSNYEMLLEEAESSKYINAEEAGLLSEWRNSPETWGQ
- a CDS encoding SRPBCC family protein, which gives rise to MKLNSKEVTVQKSAEDLCDFLTDVKNFETLMPENISKFEVIRENAFVFGLKGMPEIALEVKEVEKPSKVVLGAISDKIPFTLTANIEAVSENTATVALYFEGEFNSMMAMMIKGPISKFIDTLVSNMEQL
- a CDS encoding NUDIX hydrolase — protein: MYKVFVKDIPIILSTEKNIGEHYTTIPLKQARFKKLVKKINNGELLYVNLYHKNAEKLDRFLRKKIKVVEAAGGMVYNSKNEILFIRRNKKWDLPKGKIEKGETHREAAMREVIEETGVKDLEIRDFIMTTYHVFTRNGKFRLKVTYWYKMFSDYDGALIPEAQEGIKKVKWKDFEKSQKALQDSYENIKLLFPKEYLTTHPNDRISEV
- a CDS encoding biotin--[acetyl-CoA-carboxylase] ligase; the protein is MNIIKLNAIDSTNSYLKQLAKETQLQDETVVVTNKQLSGRGQMGNGWSSREGQSLTFSIFKVFNGLLAERQFAISMAVSLGIAAAMNELNIPNISIKWPNDILSAKRKIGGILIENVLEGNFVKQAVIGIGINVNETHFLKLPQAGSLKLATGKTFQLDEVRQIILKSVFDNLEMLSQNDFLEMKQLYENHLFQKEKVSVFETPTASHFNGIIKGVSEIGELLVDTENQGFRKFQLKEVKLIF